The genome window aaaacacactataaaaaaataaatccaatAAAGCGGGTTAAGAAAATGATATTCAAGATCATCAAGTTTTGTCTTCACGAAAATCGTACAGTCGGTTTGGATTGAGGGAACATAGAGAACAGAAATAAAACGAATAAAAATTGGCATCCCTTGTTCAAATATTGAAGTgagaaggaagaaaataagataagcttatttaaaaaacaaattgcagaaaaaaggaTTCAATCCTGTCATACTATATGAAATCTGCCACCACCATTAAATGTTTGTTATAAATGCTATTCGTCGAAATAGAAAACTCAgtgcaaaacaaaacaactgTTTAATAGGTGGAAGTGCACATACTCTCCAAGGAAACCCTAGCGCTGGCATATGCATATGCTTCCCCTCTCTGTTCCCAAAGAGCAGACAAACGCCTTAAACTCTGTAAGCAATGTGAATTATGAAAGACACAAAAAAGACATGAATCCCATTTCTCTAACTCACCAATGCAGCAAATTAACAAAAGTTAAAGGTCAACAAGCATCAAACAGAAACAGGAGACCTTTGTGTATGCATCACCCGATTCCTCATGCAATAGGGGGCGCGAATCCGTTCCAACAGCTGCAATCCTTCGTGCCAGGGCTTCCAAAGGTACGTCTAACCAAACACTAATCCCCTTGTGCATATATTTCCTGACAACAAAGAGACATGCAGGTCTATGCAACAGCTACAtaagaaacaaattaaattaatgaTTAATATTGTGTTCAGTAGTATACCAGTTAATTGGTCGTATAACTGCACCTCCTCCAGTAGAAACTACAAGCTGACGCATTAAAGAAACCTTCCTCAACGCTTCAGTCTAAAATGTACATGTAAATCGCAATCATTAAGCTCGAATCAAacaccaaaagaaaaacaagcccACAAGAGTGCATGTATGGCAATTAAACTGCAGTGGTTGCTCCACGAAGAAAGCAAAATTATTAATAGAAAGAAAATGCTATATTGAAAATTTAGATGGATTCTTCTACTATAGTATGAATGTCTATTCATTTATCAAGAAAAGCAAAGTTGTCTGTTATGTGTAAATTCATGATAATGCACCTGAAAGGATAATGTACTCGTCTCATATGgtaaaagaagataaaagtaaCATTTGAATTCATGGTTCAATTTGCTCTTAACATCTATAGATAATTCAGCCAAACAATAGGTAAAGAAAAGGAGCTCCAATACGTATAAAATAAGAGACCCGCGAGGGGGGAGGAGATCAAAACTTTGAAATCAATTATCAAGGGGCCAAGCCATAGCATTTAATGTAGTTTCAATACTTCTTCCCAGCTAACCTCCTTGTCTCTGAAGAAGTTCTCTCCATGGAGCTTGAAAATATCAGCTACTGGAGTTCCATTCACAGCCTGTTCCACCAATGAGTCACTGCAGCATCCACGAAAGGTTACGCAAAGCATAGTTTAATTGGTCGAAGATAAAAAGATTGTTGTCATAAGGGTGCCAATCAATGTCATAATTTGTGACGTGACAGAGTGGATACCACTTCTAGTGATCAAAATTTCAACCCAGATGACAATTCTTAATTTGGTTCATATGATGGTCCTCCTATAcacacaaaatattttttccttcCATTGTCCACATGCAAACATAtagcctagtggtagagttcaAGGGTACAACGtaaaggtcacatgttcaattattAGAAACAACCTCTTCATGTAGTATGGGAGAATTCTAAGTATATCATGCCTGTTCCTGATCCCGGCCTACTGagggagtcttgtgcacatgagttgtttacctttttatggTCCAATTGGGTTCCACTTTTTTTCCCTAATGGAGTTGGGTTTCAGTAGATTTTCTATATGAAGTATATTCAGCTCTCATTCTTTCCAGAGAATATGAAAATAGACATTTTAATTAGAAATCAGCCATAACATTACAAACCAGTCATGGAATGAATAACCAAGCACTTGAGATAGTATCCTGCCCACTGTTGTTTTCCCAGAGCCCATCATTCCTGCATTTCAAACTCACTCACTTGTCTGCCAGACTAATTAATCACTTAACCACAAAATACAAATGTTTAAAGAAACTAACCAACAAGATATATACACCGTCCATTTAAATATGGCTCAACTTCTTGTGACATACTCTGCAAATTTTAGTAACATCTCATAAGTAAATGATAAGGCCACTTTTGATCAGCAGCTGAAGGAATGCATCGACTTTCAAGAAGCCAAATTATAATGAGATAAAACTTTAAACGACATTTTCTATACCTTCAAAATCAAAGAATCATCAAGAGCATCCTGAATAACTCCAGATTTCTTTACTGACGCTGCAGAATCAAAAGCACAAGGAATTACAGACATTTCATCGTAAGCCGAAAAAAAATGACGACAAAAACAAGTTAAGTGATGATTATGGTTTGGTAGCTGTGACTAGCATACTGCCACGAGTACCTCATCCGCCCATCCCCATTCGTGCTATCTCAACAACAatccttttttacttttttctccCCTTTTTCTTTAACAAAGACAAGCTCCCAGATCATTGATGCTTAAAAATATCTTCATTGTTGCAGCAGGAGCCAGGAGCATATCATTTGTATAAGTTAATTCAGAAGACAACAATTCAAACAGTTTTTCActcttttttattgattttggaGCAAACTTTGTCACTCAATAGTCTCAGGCTAAGAAACACAGATACGGGTGTGGGGATACGAGATACGATGATTCGTCATTTCTTCCAAAATCTAGGATACGGCTTATATAAAaagtattttatatataattatataaaatatacacatatattgaACAATAATATCAAGTTATCATCCAATAACATCATCATAATGTACACTaatatacaagtttttgtgaagattttatatattattttgtctTAGAAAATTGAGTATTATAATTCAAgtcattaattttaatttaaacatTAAAATTAGCTGTCAAAGTCAAGAGTGTCTTAGaataattaattttcatttggTCTTTCAAACTAAAATACATGTCTTACAAggactttttttaaaattactttTATTGTTAAAATTGAAAGTGGAAAACATGTGTCACgcttagagcaactccaatgggcACATTTTAAACACTTgaaagtgaactttatggaaaatttagagtgttagagttctacaatggatgaaaatgaacacttgaaaacacaagagataatactttcttgataatgacacttgttttataggttgttgtggaaaatgacacttgaaaaatggagtatatatatagttgatgaataatgaaaagagagatgatgaaaaggaagagagatgtgctggaaagaaagaaagagaaaataagtatggagtgttggaaagtatgaagtgttgatgaatagtgtatattgtgggacccactcacccaattaaattatgccacccaggggagaggagaagagagagaatgattttggagtgcttgatatttctgttgccattggagttgctcttagtGAGAGCATCTCCAATGGTAGCACTTAATGTCTTGATAGTAGTgccaaaaattaatattaagtgTGTGTGCTACAATGGTAACACATTTTTAAGCACTCCATAACACCAACTATTTTCTCTCCCTcttgtctctctttctctctcttgagcACACGTGgcgaattttttttggtttatgtgAGTACTATTCACAACTTAAAGGACACTTCAAATCTCAAAGTGTCTctaaaattttatgttttccagTGTTCATTTTCACCCATTGTAGAGCTTTAGCACTccaaattttccataaagtttACTTTCAAGCACTTAAAAAATGTGCCCATTGGAGTTGTTCTGATCACTTATGTTGAAAAGATTTCCACATGTCATTCATTGAATGGCTCACATGATTCTCACAATTGCAAAAACacttccaagtttttttttgagaagaaaaacactTAAGAGTTAGTGATAACGTGTATACATCTAAAAAGTCCAAGTTCcaatacaaaaatgtgaaaggacCAAATTCCAAGACAAAGGaccctttattttctctctgtaAGCCTACTAAAGCGCAATGAAATCCGTATCCCACCCGTATCccgaacaaaaatttaaaataaaaaacttgagCTAGCCGCACCCGTGACGCACCCGCACTCAAAACGCACTCAGTGCGGATGCTTAAGGGTAAAGTACGTACTAGTGCTTCCTAGGACTCAAGAAGCCTCTACGAAACCAATTTCCAATAATTATGTTACAAAGAaccgaaaaaaagaaaaaaccaaacaaaccaATCTGGAAGAAAACTGTGCCAATTTCTAAGCAGCAAAACAACAACCAGCTTTGAAGAAACGAAAAAACcttcaattattttattctaCGGAAGTACCTGGAGAGTTCTGGAAACAACAAGAGACCTCCAAAGATATTGTCCTGCGACGACATGAGGCCGTTTGACACCGCAAATGAGCAGATACGCCCACCTGCAGCCTCTGTTGTCGACTCAATACCCCTGAAAATCGCACCGATCCACGCCGATTGGTCGCAAACTTGTCGCAATTGACCCACGTCGGATGCCACAAACACTCTGCAACCATCGCGTCCATTATTCAATCCCAAAACAGCTCGATTGTAACTTGGTGCGTATCGACAGCGGGATTTGGCACAAACTGATATGAAATTAGCGCGCTCACTCTCTCCGCTTGTTCCTCGGCACTTGACAGGCTTTCTGTCCTCGTTGGTTCCTTTCGGAGGGGGTATGTAATACGCCTAACACGGTTGTTGGGGTTGGTGAGTGATGTGCTTGGAATACATGCATGACTAATGACCATTCTTTCTACTTCTGTTCCAAATTATCTTTGGGATTTGGGGTAGGACCGGTAGGTAGGTCTGGTTCGCTTCGTTAGAGATTTCATATTTGGGGCCCTTGAAGGGAGAAGTACGATCCCGATCCCGATCCCCATCCCCAtcattatctttttgttttttgtttttttgaccttttttggGATAAACGATTTTGAAAACAcccatttaatttttaataaaaagacTAGTAATGGATACAAAAATGTTAGAAATCTCAATCAACAGCATCTCAGTCATCTTAGTATTTTAGTAGTGGATCTTATATCTTGATTGATGTGTAAATGTAGGGGCGCATAAAAATATGATGATTGAATCAGAAAGTGACATATCTAATATTAAAATACTTtttattgagatctctatatttttataatagataagtcataacttttttttaaaaaaattttataagAGGATAAGTCATAAGTTGTTAAGTGATGATTATGGTTCGGTAGCTGTGACTGGCATACTGCCACATGTCCTTTAGTGGTTGGGTTTATCGACATCTTCCACACGCGCGTGGTTAGGTGAAGCACTCATACCACGACACAACACAACACGGCGGCTGGTTTTCTTTTGGACAGCTTTTGTTccagtttttctatttttatagtATGAATTCAGTTTCTActtatttataatttctttaATAATAACACAAGAGATTTGATACTTTAAATCATcatctaaatcatttaaatattcatttttatcatCATTTTGTATTGATTCAAACCCAATTTATTTTACAACTAGTTTTTATTGCTTTGATGTTTTGTCCAAATCCACGAAAAAGTCACTGATGCATCCACAATATGTGATGGAAATTAGTACAATTTTATGTTCCTACTCTCAGTTTAActgagaaatttgaatgataatGTTATACTACTTGACTTATGTGATTACATGTATTAAGTGAGGCTTATGTCTatttctatgtgaatttgatatctatatatggtTGAGATAATAGTACTCGAAattcaattttgaaaataaacataCATGGATTAAGTTAgtgcattaatcttctaataatCATAATTTAATCGACTTAGGTCCTAATGACTTGGAACTTGAATCACATGTCCATGagggtttaatatatgttctaggacaaGAATCAAGTGAAATTACGTGCATTACATTTagatttggtcatatgcttaaattccgtcaaAACTAGAATTTCACATAAAGTTTTGTGCACATATtcctttgtgaacgtggtgaaccaaatgaactccaatTGATATGAAATTTTGTATGCACCTTAGTTTCATCATTATTAACATATTTGACTATGGATGGTTcaagaaaaaatgtcatttaaaCTGAGTTTGTTATATGTGCCTTATTTGTGTAGTTAACTCGGTACCAATCGACTTGAAATTTGGTATGTGCATTATATTCATCATGATATTTCATCTGAATGCTTAACAGTCAAATTTCAACCACCACACATAGGGGCTGTACAGGGTAGTAGCTGTACACCTGGAGAGTATTGGTTTTTGACTATTTTGAGCTAATTGCTTCATTGAGTGATCAAACCTTACCCAAATGTTACGAAATTTTATACACATTGTAACATGCctaaatgatttatcatgtgtATGAATTAGAATTTTCTGGGTGGTTTGAATTATGATTAGCCTAAGTGTtttatatgaagctctttgagctta of Tripterygium wilfordii isolate XIE 37 chromosome 13, ASM1340144v1, whole genome shotgun sequence contains these proteins:
- the LOC120013622 gene encoding shikimate kinase 1, chloroplastic-like isoform X1 — translated: MDAMVAECLWHPTWVNCDKFATNRRGSVRFSGVLSRQQRLQVGVSAHLRCQTASCRRRTISLEVSCCFQNSPASVKKSGVIQDALDDSLILKSMSQEVEPYLNGRCIYLVGMMGSGKTTVGRILSQVLGYSFHDCDSLVEQAVNGTPVADIFKLHGENFFRDKETEALRKVSLMRQLVVSTGGGAVIRPINWKYMHKGISVWLDVPLEALARRIAAVGTDSRPLLHEESGDAYTKSLRRLSALWEQRGEAYAYASARVSLENIAAKLGVKDVCNLTPTAIAIEALQQIEVFLKRL
- the LOC120013622 gene encoding shikimate kinase 1, chloroplastic-like isoform X2; the encoded protein is MDAMVAECLWHPTWVNCDKFATNRRGSVRFSGVLSRQQRLQVGVSAHLRCQTASCRRRTISLEVSCCFQNSPASVKKSGVIQDALDDSLILKSMSQEVEPYLNGRCIYLVGMMGSGKTTVGRILSQVLGYSFHDCDSLVEQAVNGTPVADIFKLHGENFFRDKETEALRKVSLMRQLVVSTGGGAVIRPINWKYMHKGISVWLDVPLEALARRIAAVGTDSRPLLHEESGDAYTKRGEAYAYASARVSLENIAAKLGVKDVCNLTPTAIAIEALQQIEVFLKRL